One Malania oleifera isolate guangnan ecotype guangnan chromosome 9, ASM2987363v1, whole genome shotgun sequence DNA segment encodes these proteins:
- the LOC131163334 gene encoding VAN3-binding protein yields MDGRPYHSGSWGKSLWENILEEDEEQRRVPQLPKIPEPQTPREPMEFLSRSWSLSASEVAKALVQKQKHHLLDKTFIPDPIPETAVAVEPHVVPDKEVMCSGNAGITGSIGKWFQTKESNSSSNVKKKDKLRVDNARTHTAVSIAGLAAALAAVAAKENSSGSDSVSGTGTASGASSSRMNQAIASAMELLASHCIEMAETAGADHDRIASVVRSAVDIRSPGDLLTLTAAAATALRGEAALKARLPKDGRRNAAISPCDKGMPEDAWLDGEGNPNCMGELLHYTRKGVLQRKTVSIYINQKCQVIVKLKRKHVGGAFSKKNKTVVYGVSEETVAGRTNKDGENAEDVYFGLQTARGFIEFKCKSKIHKQRWVDGIQNLLEQTAAEHSRQPFNINKSV; encoded by the exons ATGGATGGAAGGCCGTATCATTCTGGGAGTTGGGGCAAGAGCCTGTGGGAAAATATATTGGAGGAAGATGAAGAACAGAGGAGAGTCCCTCAGCTGCCGAAGATTCCTGAGCCCCAAACACCCAGAGAGCCCATGGAATTCTTGTCAAGATCATGGAGCCTCTCTGCTTCAGAGGTCGCAAAAGCTCTTGTTCAGAAACAGAAACACCATCTTCTTGACAAAACCTTCATCCCCGATCCAATTCCAGAGACTGCTGTTGCTGTTGAACCACACGTGGTT ccGGATAAGGAGGTGATGTGTTCAGGAAATGCTGGGATAACAGGATCAATAGGGAAGTGGTTCCAAACCAAAGAATCCAACAGCAGTAGCAacgtaaagaagaaagataagCTGCGCGTGGACAACGCGCGCACACACACCGCCGTCTCCATCGCCGGCCTCGCCGCCGCCTTAGCTGCCGTCGCTGCTAAAGAAAATTCCAGTGGTTCGGACTCAGTCTCCGGCACCGGTACAGCTTCCGGCGCCTCAAGCTCGAGAATGAACCAGGCCATTGCCTCGGCCATGGAACTGCTGGCTTCCCATTGCATTGAGATGGCTGAAACTGCCGGCGCCGACCACGATCGCATCGCTTCCGTCGTCCGGTCAGCCGTCGACATCCGAAGTCCCGGTGATCTGTTGACTCTCACGGCGGCAGCCGCCACCG CTTTGAGAGGAGAAGCTGCTCTAAAAGCAAGATTGCCAAAAGATGGAAGGAGGAATGCAGCCATCAGCCCCTGCGATAAGGGTATGCCAGAAGATGCTTGGCTCGACGGCGAGGGTAACCCTAATTGCATGGGCGAGCTTTTGCATTATACACGCAAAG GAGTGCTACAACGGAAGACTGTCTCTATCTATATCAACCAAAAGTGTCAG GTCATAGTCAAGCTCAAAAGGAAGCATGTTGGAGGAGCCTTCTCCAAGAAGAATAAAA CTGTTGTTTATGGAGTGAGCGAAGAAACTGTAGCAGGGAGAACAAACAAGGATGGGGAGAATGCAGAGGATGTCTACTTTGGACTCCAAACCGCACGAGGTTTTATAGAATTCAAGTGCAAAAGCAAGATCCATAAGCAGAGATGGGTGGATGGAATTCAAAACCTTCTTGAACAAACAGCTGCTGAGCATTCTCGCCAACCCTTTAATATTAATAAGAGTGTTTGA